CGAGATAATCGTAAGGCTCGATGCCATTCGCGCGAGCGGTTATCACAAGGCTATAAAGAGCAGCACTGGCATTTGCGCCTTTAACAGTATCGGAAAACATCCAGGCTTTCCTGCCCAGAGCAAACGGCCTTATCGAATTCTCGACAATATTTGTATCAAGTCCAATGATCGGATCATTCAGGAAGCGAATTAGCTTCGGCCATTGGCTATCCATGTATGCGAGCGCCTGGCCGGTAAGGGACTTCGGTGGAACCTTATGCATGGCTGAGTCCAGCCATGAACGAAGATCCTCAACAATCTGCTTTGATTGAGTCTGGCGAGCATGAAGCCGCTCAGAAGAAGTTGAACATGAATGTTCAATTCGATAAAGGTTTTTAATGGCATCCAGCGCATGCTCAGCGAAAGTGGCCTTGGCTCCAGCTTTCTGACCCTTTAATGCTTCCATGAATTTTCTTCGGACATGAACCCAATCCCCTACGTGGACTATGCCGGGAACAAGCCCAAGCGGCGAATAGCCTTCGTAGCCATCGGTTTGCACATAACCTCTGTAGCCTTTGAATATCCTCAAAGGAACTTCACTGCTTCGTGATGAAGCGAACTCATATAAGACAATTTTCTTCCCGTCTTCGTCCCATCTCGCAGTAACCCACATAAAGCTC
This region of Oligoflexus sp. genomic DNA includes:
- the tnpC gene encoding IS66 family transposase — encoded protein: MTHSGLLAFVTTAKYADGMPLYRQEGILQRIGCDIPRATLASWMIRCSELVTPVINMMREKMLEGPIIQCDETPIQVLKVPGKKPTSKSFMWVTARWDEDGKKIVLYEFASSRSSEVPLRIFKGYRGYVQTDGYEGYSPLGLVPGIVHVGDWVHVRRKFMEALKGQKAGAKATFAEHALDAIKNLYRIEHSCSTSSERLHARQTQSKQIVEDLRSWLDSAMHKVPPKSLTGQALAYMDSQWPKLIRFLNDPIIGLDTNIVENSIRPFALGRKAWMFSDTVKGANASAALYSLVITARANGIEPYDYLAHLFSELPKAVSANEIEALLPWNFSTRY